The genomic interval ATAAACTTTTATAACATGAAAAATATATTCGGATTTATACTTTTTTGTTGCTGTTCACTTCAGCTTTTTGCAGCTAAAGTAGATACTTTAAATGTGTATAGTAAATCGATGAATAAGCATATAAAAAATGTAGTAATCACTCCAGATTCATATTCAAAAAAAGGAAAAGCATATTCTGTTGTTTATTTATTGCATGGAGCTGGTGGAGATTATAAAGCGTGGTTAAAAAAAGCACCAGAATTAAAAAAATATGCAGATTTATATAATATAATTATCGTTTGTCCGGACGGAAACAAAACAAGTTGGTATTTTAATAGTCCTATTGATAAAACTATGCAATATGAAACCTATATTTCAGAAGAATTAGTTACCGAAGTAGACAAATCGTTCAATACAATTATCAACAAAAATAATAGAGCAATTTCTGGTTATTCTATGGGAGGTCATGGAGCTTTGTATTTAGCTTTTAAACATCAAGATATTTGGGGAGCAACTGCAAGTATGAGTGGTGGTGTAGATATTAGACCGTTTCCTTTAGGATGGGATCTTTCAAAAAGATTGGGTGTTTATGCTGATAATAAACAAACTTGGGAAAATAATACGGTAATAAATATGGTGTATTTATTAGATAAAACCAGTTTAAAAATTCTTTTTGATTGTGGTGTAGATGATTTTTTTTATGATGCTAATGTAAGACTTCATAAAAAGTTATTACAAAGAAATATTCCGCATGATTATATAGAAAGACCTGGTGGACATACCAACAAATATTGGAGTAATTCTATAAAATATCAACTATTATTTTTCAACGATTTCTTTAATAATTAAATAAAGATGATGAACAAATTAAAATATGTATTACTCATTATTCTTGTAATAAGTATTTCTTGTAAATCAAAACAAACATCAAAATCTGTTGATAAAATTACTATAAAGGAAAGCGTAAAACAACCAAATATTATTGTGCTTTTATGTGATGATTTAGGGTATGGAGATTTGGGCTCTTTTGGGCATCCTATTATTAAAACAGAGAATTTAGATAAATTAGCTTCATCCGGAATTAAATTGACTAATTTTTATTCGGCCGCACCAGTTTGTTCCCCTTCTAGAGTTGGTTTGTTAACAGGTAGAAGCCCTAATAGAGCAGGTGTTTACGACTTTATTCCTGGTCATAAAAAAAG from Polaribacter sejongensis carries:
- a CDS encoding alpha/beta hydrolase, translated to MKNIFGFILFCCCSLQLFAAKVDTLNVYSKSMNKHIKNVVITPDSYSKKGKAYSVVYLLHGAGGDYKAWLKKAPELKKYADLYNIIIVCPDGNKTSWYFNSPIDKTMQYETYISEELVTEVDKSFNTIINKNNRAISGYSMGGHGALYLAFKHQDIWGATASMSGGVDIRPFPLGWDLSKRLGVYADNKQTWENNTVINMVYLLDKTSLKILFDCGVDDFFYDANVRLHKKLLQRNIPHDYIERPGGHTNKYWSNSIKYQLLFFNDFFNN